A stretch of the Streptococcus suis genome encodes the following:
- a CDS encoding translation factor (SUA5), producing the protein MTKQIHWDGALSQEGFDVIKGEGGVIVCPTKVGYIIMTADKAGLERKFDAKERKRNKPGVVLCGSMEELRELAQLTPEIDAFYQKHWDEDILLGCILPWKPEAYAKLQAYGDGREELMTDVRGTSCFVIKFGVAGEQIAKEMWEKEGRMVYASSANPSGKGNRGKVEGIGERIASKVDLIIEADDYVASIQPDKTIETRYEQGVMVSMVDKDGKLIPEQGADSRSISPCPVVIRKGLDIDKIMMHLSDHFNSWDYRQGEYY; encoded by the coding sequence ATGACGAAACAAATTCACTGGGATGGCGCACTTTCACAAGAAGGTTTTGACGTTATCAAGGGTGAGGGAGGCGTGATTGTCTGCCCGACGAAGGTTGGTTACATCATCATGACTGCTGACAAGGCTGGCTTGGAGCGTAAGTTTGACGCTAAAGAGCGTAAGCGTAATAAGCCGGGCGTGGTCCTTTGTGGTAGCATGGAGGAGCTTCGTGAGCTGGCGCAGCTGACACCTGAGATTGATGCCTTCTACCAAAAACATTGGGATGAGGACATTTTGTTGGGTTGTATCCTACCTTGGAAACCAGAGGCTTATGCTAAGTTGCAAGCCTATGGCGATGGTCGTGAAGAGTTGATGACCGACGTTCGTGGGACTTCTTGCTTTGTTATCAAGTTTGGTGTTGCAGGCGAGCAGATTGCCAAGGAAATGTGGGAAAAAGAAGGTCGTATGGTCTACGCTTCTTCTGCCAATCCATCAGGTAAGGGAAATCGTGGTAAGGTAGAAGGTATTGGTGAGCGTATCGCGTCTAAAGTAGACTTGATTATCGAGGCGGATGACTATGTGGCATCTATCCAGCCAGACAAGACCATCGAAACCCGCTATGAGCAAGGGGTTATGGTGTCTATGGTAGACAAAGATGGTAAACTGATTCCAGAACAAGGTGCAGATAGCCGTTCTATCAGCCCATGTCCAGTTGTCATCCGTAAAGGTTTGGACATCGATAAAATCATGATGCACTTGTCTGATCATTTCAACTCTTGGGACTACAGACAAGGGGAATATTACTAA
- a CDS encoding peptide deformylase — MTIIENLTKPAHLIDMDDIIREGHPTLRQVAEEVQFPLSDQEVILGEKMMQFLKHSQDPVMAEKMKLRGGVGLAAPQLDVSKRIIAVLVPNPEDEEGHPPAQAYSLQEVLYNPKIVAHSVQEAAIEGGEGCLSVDREVQGYVVRHARVTVDYMDKNGEKHRIKLKGYNAIVVQHEIDHLNGVMFYDRIDPEHPFAVKEGMLVIE, encoded by the coding sequence ATGACTATAATTGAAAACCTTACAAAACCTGCCCATTTGATTGACATGGATGACATCATACGTGAAGGGCATCCAACCCTACGCCAAGTTGCAGAGGAAGTCCAATTTCCACTTTCTGATCAAGAAGTGATTTTAGGTGAGAAAATGATGCAATTCCTCAAACATTCTCAGGATCCTGTCATGGCTGAAAAAATGAAACTCCGTGGCGGAGTTGGTCTTGCAGCTCCCCAATTGGATGTTTCTAAACGCATCATCGCTGTTTTAGTACCAAACCCAGAGGACGAGGAAGGACATCCACCTGCCCAAGCCTACTCTCTACAAGAAGTATTGTACAATCCTAAAATCGTGGCTCATTCTGTCCAAGAAGCGGCTATAGAAGGGGGCGAAGGTTGCCTATCTGTTGACCGCGAAGTCCAAGGCTACGTAGTCCGCCACGCGCGTGTGACTGTTGATTACATGGACAAAAACGGAGAAAAGCACCGCATCAAACTCAAGGGATATAATGCAATCGTGGTCCAACACGAAATCGACCACCTCAACGGTGTCATGTTCTACGACCGCATTGACCCGGAACACCCATTTGCCGTTAAAGAAGGCATGCTGGTGATTGAATAA
- a CDS encoding MFS transporter — protein MKRILEKASLLALSTMLVSTFAVSPAIPQMIDHFAREGIAASQVENLITVTSFAIMAALLMNSLVVRFISERNIIILGLLLLAIGGSMPMFLSAFPMIFLARILLGLGIGLINARAINIIGNFFTGQERVQMMGLRGSAEVLGSAGLTLLVGWLTQFGWQPAFMVYLFALVVLALFLLFVPQEEFVAHSELKNDSGSKVKLDKKMWQMGIYLAFLAFFVINVNTFLTIRIPQIVLDKGIGTAQQASLILSLMQIMGIVAGTVFSSLVGRLKDWLLAVSYVIFGLAVIGIAFADNLWVLGLGGMVSGFFYSIVLTIVFSQVTDRATKAILNTVMTIVLMGCNIGGATSAILPTFLEKLNPTPTGAFGIYAIGCALISAGLIYQQIKK, from the coding sequence ATGAAAAGAATTTTAGAAAAAGCCAGCCTGTTGGCCTTATCCACCATGCTGGTATCAACATTTGCAGTATCCCCTGCTATTCCACAGATGATTGACCATTTTGCCCGAGAAGGGATTGCGGCCAGTCAAGTAGAAAACTTAATTACAGTTACCTCATTTGCTATTATGGCAGCCCTCTTGATGAATAGTCTAGTTGTTCGATTTATTTCTGAACGGAATATTATCATTCTTGGGTTGTTACTCCTTGCTATCGGTGGTTCCATGCCTATGTTTTTGTCGGCCTTCCCAATGATTTTCTTGGCTAGGATTTTGCTGGGATTAGGGATTGGTCTGATAAATGCACGAGCCATTAACATTATTGGTAATTTTTTCACCGGTCAAGAACGTGTGCAGATGATGGGATTGCGCGGCTCGGCAGAAGTGTTGGGAAGTGCAGGCTTGACCCTATTGGTGGGATGGTTGACTCAATTTGGCTGGCAACCAGCCTTTATGGTCTATCTCTTTGCTTTGGTTGTTTTAGCCCTCTTTCTATTGTTTGTACCCCAAGAAGAGTTTGTGGCACATAGCGAGTTAAAAAATGATAGTGGTTCTAAGGTCAAACTGGATAAGAAAATGTGGCAAATGGGAATCTACCTCGCATTTTTGGCTTTCTTTGTTATCAATGTCAACACTTTCTTGACCATTCGGATTCCACAGATTGTTTTGGACAAGGGAATTGGGACTGCTCAGCAAGCTAGTCTGATTCTCAGTTTGATGCAAATAATGGGGATTGTGGCAGGGACGGTTTTTAGTAGCTTGGTTGGCCGCTTGAAGGACTGGCTTTTAGCAGTTTCCTATGTAATTTTTGGACTCGCAGTTATCGGCATTGCCTTTGCGGATAATCTTTGGGTGTTAGGCCTCGGCGGTATGGTATCAGGATTTTTCTACAGTATCGTTCTGACCATAGTTTTCAGCCAAGTAACGGACAGAGCAACCAAAGCTATTCTTAATACAGTAATGACGATTGTTTTGATGGGCTGTAATATTGGTGGGGCAACATCTGCAATCTTACCAACCTTTCTGGAAAAACTCAACCCAACACCAACTGGTGCCTTTGGTATCTATGCTATCGGTTGCGCTTTGATAAGTGCAGGTTTAATCTATCAACAAATAAAGAAATAG
- a CDS encoding GNAT family N-acetyltransferase, whose protein sequence is MLEHNRLNQLMLRFPEDVQLIFNEMIPSYQLGYADYVYQTDDVATQNRRIKNLAKNFRKMDYFYVMSLPQDLALEIANQWQYPSPYDFYSVSSQSETYTQFITPEARGDRFFAVIRNAALMGYFQVEQVDKELSLHLGMKPSLMGQGNGRSFYQTIEDYIVEHYHPEQLSLSVAICNQRAQALFRAVGFSVSGHSIQVCGGNHYECVRMEKKLACD, encoded by the coding sequence ATGTTAGAACACAATCGACTCAATCAATTAATGTTGCGTTTCCCTGAAGATGTCCAGCTGATTTTTAATGAAATGATCCCTTCTTATCAATTGGGTTATGCTGACTATGTCTATCAGACAGACGATGTTGCTACTCAGAACCGACGAATTAAAAATCTTGCTAAAAATTTTCGGAAGATGGATTACTTTTACGTAATGTCTTTACCGCAAGATTTGGCGTTGGAAATTGCCAACCAGTGGCAGTATCCGTCGCCATATGATTTTTATTCAGTGAGCTCTCAATCAGAAACGTATACCCAGTTTATAACGCCAGAGGCGCGTGGAGACCGGTTTTTTGCAGTCATTCGCAATGCAGCCCTCATGGGTTACTTTCAAGTGGAGCAAGTTGATAAGGAACTCAGCCTTCACTTAGGGATGAAGCCGTCCTTGATGGGACAGGGAAATGGCAGATCTTTCTATCAGACGATTGAAGACTACATTGTTGAACATTATCATCCAGAGCAACTTAGCCTAAGTGTAGCCATATGTAACCAACGAGCTCAAGCTCTCTTTCGAGCAGTTGGATTTTCTGTAAGCGGTCATAGTATTCAAGTTTGTGGTGGAAACCACTATGAATGTGTCAGAATGGAAAAGAAATTAGCATGCGATTAG
- a CDS encoding rRNA pseudouridine synthase encodes MRLDKFLADCGVGSRTEVKKFLKNKQVTVNGQVETSPKQQINEQVDLVAVAGDILHHEQFVYYLLNKPKGVISATEDDHHRTVLDLLDEIAQHKEVFPVGRLDIDTHGLLLLTNNGKLAHAMLSPKKHVDKLYRAQIDGIMTQGDVERFAAGIDLKDFTCQPAQLTILSTDEVKETSLVDITIREGKFHQVKRMVQACGKMVTDLQRLSMGPLWLDSELAIGKYRRLTADELRQLEVFGVKL; translated from the coding sequence ATGCGATTAGATAAATTTTTGGCAGACTGTGGTGTTGGTAGTCGGACAGAGGTCAAGAAATTCCTGAAAAACAAGCAAGTCACAGTCAACGGCCAAGTAGAGACGTCTCCTAAACAACAAATAAATGAACAGGTGGATCTGGTAGCAGTAGCTGGCGACATTCTCCATCATGAACAATTTGTTTACTATCTTCTCAATAAACCTAAAGGAGTTATCTCAGCAACTGAAGATGACCACCATCGGACTGTTTTAGATTTATTGGATGAAATAGCTCAACATAAGGAAGTTTTTCCAGTTGGACGCTTGGACATCGATACTCATGGCTTGCTCCTTTTGACCAATAATGGCAAATTAGCCCATGCCATGCTCTCTCCTAAAAAACATGTTGATAAACTCTACCGTGCACAGATTGACGGGATTATGACCCAAGGGGATGTCGAGCGATTTGCGGCAGGAATTGATCTAAAAGATTTTACCTGTCAGCCAGCCCAGTTGACTATCCTATCGACAGATGAGGTCAAAGAGACTTCACTGGTTGACATTACCATCCGAGAAGGAAAGTTTCACCAGGTCAAACGGATGGTGCAGGCTTGTGGCAAGATGGTGACAGATTTGCAACGATTATCAATGGGGCCCTTATGGTTAGATTCCGAACTAGCGATTGGAAAATACCGAAGATTAACAGCTGACGAATTGAGGCAATTAGAAGTGTTTGGTGTGAAATTATAG